A genomic window from Spiroplasma helicoides includes:
- a CDS encoding DnaJ domain-containing protein: protein METKDYYEILKLKKSCNSKQIKTSFIKLAKKHYPQNNKEKKLELSFVEIAEAYEILIDKEKRHIYDSYGLKGLYGEGFENYKTLSFNEAISILKGLTDNSSQKSFLDFQNKYYETSESFNFNGLNWKVDGIIFVTAGLFVPLFFSIIAVTLFGLKTNPSAQVVIQFVQIISVMLGFIVLFQKHRSIYLKQGYAWEFFYFVLPIVFILIASLLSALENNIKVMMLELIPKLILAIFIIVYDKRLVKKIKETFKNHLGSLVVTVIIGTIVMVGVSLFLTEIVETRLFKLGDSNNQNALIGVLNDPNAAKSTKIGYAILLMAYAVIVAPFVEEVVFRYCWFLNSSNKWFGLITSAIVFGFIHYGITGDYEHLLSYTWGGAVLGGVFVFTKGNTTHTWLMHFLNNLYSAITIFAFASW, encoded by the coding sequence TTGGAAACAAAAGATTACTATGAGATTTTAAAATTAAAAAAATCTTGTAATTCAAAACAAATTAAGACTTCTTTTATAAAATTAGCTAAAAAACATTATCCTCAAAATAATAAAGAAAAAAAACTAGAATTAAGTTTTGTTGAAATAGCTGAGGCATATGAAATTTTAATAGATAAAGAAAAAAGACATATTTATGATTCATATGGATTAAAAGGTTTGTACGGAGAAGGTTTTGAGAATTATAAAACATTATCATTTAACGAGGCAATTTCTATTTTAAAAGGTTTGACAGATAACTCATCTCAAAAGAGTTTTTTAGATTTTCAAAATAAATATTATGAAACATCTGAATCATTTAATTTTAATGGTTTGAACTGAAAAGTAGATGGAATCATATTTGTTACTGCCGGCTTATTTGTACCTTTATTTTTCTCAATTATAGCAGTAACTCTTTTTGGTCTAAAAACTAACCCATCCGCTCAAGTTGTAATACAGTTTGTTCAGATTATTTCGGTTATGCTTGGATTTATTGTCTTATTCCAAAAACATAGATCTATTTATTTGAAACAAGGTTATGCCTGAGAATTTTTTTATTTTGTATTACCAATTGTTTTCATTTTGATAGCCTCTTTGTTATCTGCTCTTGAAAATAATATCAAAGTAATGATGCTAGAACTAATTCCTAAATTAATTTTGGCAATATTTATAATAGTTTATGACAAAAGACTAGTTAAAAAAATTAAAGAAACATTCAAAAATCATCTAGGTTCACTAGTTGTTACTGTTATAATTGGAACTATTGTTATGGTTGGTGTAAGTCTATTTTTGACCGAGATTGTGGAAACTAGATTATTCAAACTTGGTGATTCTAATAATCAAAATGCATTAATTGGAGTATTAAATGATCCAAATGCTGCTAAATCTACAAAAATAGGTTATGCTATACTTTTAATGGCTTATGCTGTTATTGTCGCTCCTTTTGTAGAAGAAGTTGTTTTTAGATATTGCTGATTTTTAAATTCTTCAAATAAATGATTTGGACTTATAACTAGTGCTATTGTATTTGGTTTTATCCACTACGGAATAACGGGTGATTATGAGCATTTACTATCATATACATGAGGTGGGGCGGTTTTAGGTGGAGTATTTGTTTTTACAAAAGGAAATACAACACACACCTGGTTAATGCACTTTTTAAATAATTTATATAGTGCTATAACAATTTTTGCTTTTGCAAGCTGATAG
- a CDS encoding PTS sugar transporter subunit IIA — protein MFTKKKNLEIFAPVDGEIIDIHTVQDEVFAEGMLGEGLAFVPDNGEFVAPVDGKLVTVFPTGHAYGIKNKNGVEILLHIGLDTVSLEGEGFDVKVKQDQEVSVGDLLVIADLESIAKKVPSTQTPLIFVPESMNGKSLEIVAKGKVKKGDLIVIIK, from the coding sequence TTATTCACAAAGAAAAAAAATTTAGAAATATTTGCACCTGTAGATGGTGAAATAATAGATATTCACACTGTTCAAGATGAAGTGTTTGCAGAAGGTATGCTAGGAGAAGGTTTAGCTTTTGTTCCAGATAACGGTGAATTTGTTGCACCAGTTGATGGAAAACTTGTTACTGTTTTTCCAACAGGTCACGCATACGGGATCAAAAATAAAAACGGCGTAGAAATTTTATTACATATTGGTTTAGATACTGTTTCACTAGAAGGTGAAGGGTTCGATGTAAAAGTTAAACAAGATCAAGAAGTTTCTGTAGGAGACTTACTTGTTATAGCTGATTTAGAATCGATTGCTAAAAAAGTTCCATCAACTCAAACACCATTAATTTTTGTACCTGAATCAATGAATGGTAAGTCATTGGAAATTGTTGCTAAAGGAAAAGTTAAAAAAGGTGACTTAATAGTTATTATTAAATAA
- the ptsP gene encoding phosphoenolpyruvate--protein phosphotransferase, whose protein sequence is MAKKIKGIGASSGIALAKVYILDEHPIVIPTSKAKDVKEELTNITESIAKAKKDLENLQMIAKEKLGEEKAAIFEAHASILEDPAMAEEFTALVNDKNYNAASAIHEVANKYIEMFGSMDDDYFKERAADIKDVTERLIRYVLKLPVLDLAAISEEVIIIAEDLTPSQTAQLNPTFVKGFACNVGGRTSHAAIMARSLEIPAVLGLKTVLKDVKEGDTIAIDGVTGEVEINPSNKDEWNDKAKKFLEEKAELEQFRTKKTVTKDGYDKFILEGNIGSPKDVAAVLENGGEGVGLFRSEFLYMDNDHFPTEEEQFEAYKKVVTDMNGKLTVIRTLDIGGDKKLSYFKFPEEMNPFLGYRAIRFTLDRKDIFKEQIRALLRASAFGPVGIMFPMIATVDEFLAAKNFTLDCKAELEKEGVKVGKDLEIGMMVEIPAAAVNADNFAKHADFFSVGTNDLIQYSMAADRMSENVTYLYQPFNPSILRLLKLTIDGAHKHGRWAGMCGEMAGEPDAVPLLMGLGLDAYSMSATSILKARSIMSKLTLKETQELVAKALECETSEQVLKLVHDLMKDK, encoded by the coding sequence ATGGCAAAAAAAATTAAAGGTATTGGAGCAAGTAGTGGGATTGCTTTGGCTAAGGTTTATATTTTAGACGAACACCCAATTGTTATACCTACTTCAAAAGCAAAGGATGTAAAAGAAGAGTTAACAAATATTACAGAATCTATTGCAAAAGCCAAAAAAGATTTAGAAAATTTACAAATGATAGCAAAAGAAAAACTTGGAGAAGAAAAGGCAGCTATTTTTGAAGCTCACGCTTCAATTTTAGAAGATCCAGCAATGGCAGAGGAATTTACTGCATTGGTAAATGATAAAAACTATAATGCTGCTAGTGCAATTCATGAAGTTGCAAACAAGTATATTGAAATGTTTGGTTCAATGGATGATGACTATTTTAAAGAAAGAGCCGCAGATATCAAAGATGTAACTGAAAGATTGATAAGATATGTTTTAAAATTGCCAGTTTTAGATTTAGCTGCAATCAGTGAAGAAGTTATAATTATAGCTGAAGATTTAACCCCATCTCAAACAGCACAATTAAATCCAACTTTTGTAAAAGGTTTTGCATGTAATGTTGGGGGAAGAACTAGTCATGCCGCTATTATGGCAAGAAGTTTAGAAATACCAGCTGTTTTAGGTTTGAAAACAGTTTTAAAAGATGTTAAAGAGGGAGACACTATAGCTATTGACGGAGTTACTGGTGAAGTTGAAATTAATCCTTCTAATAAAGATGAATGAAATGATAAAGCAAAAAAATTCTTAGAAGAAAAAGCCGAATTAGAACAATTTAGAACTAAAAAAACCGTTACAAAAGATGGTTATGATAAATTTATTTTAGAAGGAAATATAGGTAGTCCAAAAGATGTGGCTGCTGTCTTAGAAAATGGTGGAGAAGGTGTTGGTCTATTTAGATCAGAATTCTTATACATGGATAATGATCATTTCCCAACAGAAGAAGAACAATTTGAAGCATATAAAAAAGTTGTTACAGATATGAACGGTAAATTAACTGTTATTAGAACATTAGATATTGGGGGAGATAAAAAATTATCTTACTTTAAGTTTCCTGAAGAAATGAACCCATTTTTAGGATATAGAGCAATTAGATTTACATTAGATAGAAAAGATATTTTTAAAGAACAAATAAGAGCTTTATTAAGAGCTAGTGCATTTGGACCAGTAGGAATAATGTTCCCTATGATTGCAACAGTGGATGAATTTTTAGCTGCTAAAAACTTTACTTTGGATTGCAAAGCAGAACTTGAAAAAGAAGGTGTAAAAGTAGGTAAAGACTTAGAAATTGGAATGATGGTTGAAATACCAGCAGCCGCAGTTAATGCTGACAACTTTGCAAAACATGCAGACTTCTTTAGTGTTGGTACAAATGACTTAATTCAATACAGTATGGCAGCCGATAGAATGTCTGAAAATGTTACTTATCTATATCAACCATTCAATCCATCAATACTACGATTATTGAAACTAACAATAGATGGGGCTCATAAACATGGAAGATGAGCAGGTATGTGTGGTGAAATGGCTGGAGAACCAGATGCAGTACCTTTATTAATGGGTCTTGGTCTTGATGCATATTCAATGTCTGCAACAAGTATTTTAAAAGCAAGAAGTATAATGTCAAAATTAACTTTAAAAGAAACTCAAGAACTTGTTGCAAAAGCACTTGAATGTGAAACATCAGAACAAGTTTTAAAATTAGTACATGATTTAATGAAAGATAAATAG
- a CDS encoding pseudouridine synthase, with protein MTLFEINKNDENQTIFNYIKKNFKNTSLSIIYKWFRTGKVKLNDKKVKDLKTILNNGDLVRVFDTSTPVKRVVDTNSDFSKLVIIYEDENILIVDKDSNVEMHSNFNDCLDSMVRSYLISTKQYDIDSETSFVVSHIHRLDKLTQGLVIYAKNKKTLDTLLTAIQDKDLIEKYYLAKLEENTIKLGQIDGFINYDSEDKKAKFSVKEVKRYKNCSQIHKWFDEKSNILEIRLLTGRKHQIRAICEFYKCPILSDFRYGAKRTTKKSIALIAYKLKFNNFTDHLSYLNDKEFMSKKTF; from the coding sequence ATGACATTATTTGAAATTAACAAAAATGACGAAAATCAAACAATATTTAATTATATTAAAAAAAATTTTAAAAATACAAGCTTATCAATAATATATAAATGGTTTAGAACTGGAAAAGTAAAATTAAACGATAAAAAAGTTAAAGATCTTAAAACAATTTTAAATAATGGAGATTTGGTAAGAGTTTTTGATACTAGCACACCGGTTAAAAGAGTTGTTGACACCAATAGTGATTTTTCAAAACTAGTAATCATTTATGAAGACGAAAATATATTAATAGTTGATAAAGACTCTAATGTAGAAATGCATTCAAATTTTAATGATTGCTTAGACTCAATGGTTAGAAGCTATTTGATATCAACCAAACAATATGACATTGATAGTGAAACATCTTTTGTTGTAAGTCATATCCATAGATTAGACAAATTAACCCAAGGTTTAGTTATATATGCCAAAAATAAAAAGACTCTTGATACACTATTAACAGCAATTCAAGATAAAGATTTGATAGAAAAATATTATTTAGCTAAATTGGAAGAAAATACAATTAAGTTAGGACAAATAGATGGATTTATTAATTATGATTCAGAAGACAAAAAGGCAAAATTTAGTGTAAAAGAAGTAAAAAGATATAAAAACTGCTCACAGATTCACAAGTGATTTGACGAAAAAAGTAATATTTTAGAAATAAGACTACTTACTGGAAGAAAACATCAAATAAGAGCTATTTGTGAATTCTACAAATGTCCAATTTTGAGTGATTTTAGATATGGAGCAAAAAGAACAACCAAAAAAAGTATCGCATTAATAGCATATAAATTGAAGTTTAACAATTTTACAGATCATTTAAGTTACTTAAATGATAAAGAATTTATGTCCAAAAAAACATTTTAA
- the ligA gene encoding NAD-dependent DNA ligase LigA, translating into MDTIKNKIEELKEKLNEWGYAYYVLDSPMVDDAEYDKYYRELQSLEQEYPDLITSDSPTQRVGGIILDKFEKYQHKTPMLSLANAFNEKDLRDFDNQIYKEIKNKIYNFFVEPKIDGLSISLIYNNGTFVKAVTRGDGFFGEDVTTNVKTIKSIPLVISDKNDYVEIRGEVFLSKKEFEKINQKRLEIGEPLFANPRNAAAGTLRQLDSNVAASRNLDAYLYYFLNHEIVSTHSESLDYISKMKFKVNELGKLCQNIDEVIKHIQFISEQRMNLNYEIDGVVIKVNDFNLYEALGYTSKFPKWAIAYKFPAEIKTTRLLDIFASVGRTGRITYNAVLEPVELAGTKVQAATLHNADFIKQRDIRIGSIVKVKKAGDIIPEILEPIKNEDFESLDVWQESNQCPECNSVLERVESEVDQYCINTSCPRKILRSMEHFVSRDAMNIEGLSIKILEKLFNNGYLKNISDIYFLKKHKEKIIELDKMGTKSVENLLDAIEKSKSNSAEKLFFGLGIRHVGKKTAQVLLKNFKSIYELRKIEYEVLENIYDIGPTIAKSIIDWFDNKDNDKLLMQLEKCEVNFNYNGLSETNFNENISNKSFVITGTLSQPRNHFKKILEDYGAKVIESVSKKTDYVLAGIEAGSKLEKAIKLGVKVINEEDLLSMLGE; encoded by the coding sequence ATGGATACAATAAAGAATAAAATTGAAGAATTAAAAGAAAAGCTTAATGAGTGAGGGTATGCATATTATGTTCTTGATAGTCCGATGGTTGATGATGCTGAGTATGATAAGTACTACCGAGAGCTTCAATCATTAGAACAAGAGTATCCTGATTTAATAACTAGTGATTCACCAACACAAAGAGTTGGGGGTATAATTTTAGATAAGTTTGAAAAATACCAACATAAAACACCAATGTTGAGTTTAGCAAATGCATTTAATGAAAAAGATTTGAGAGATTTTGATAATCAAATTTATAAAGAAATTAAAAATAAAATTTATAACTTTTTTGTAGAACCTAAAATTGATGGTTTATCAATTTCTTTAATATATAATAATGGAACTTTTGTAAAAGCTGTTACTAGGGGTGACGGTTTTTTTGGTGAAGATGTGACAACCAACGTAAAAACAATTAAGAGCATTCCTTTGGTAATTTCAGATAAAAATGATTATGTTGAAATACGTGGTGAAGTTTTTTTATCAAAAAAAGAGTTTGAAAAAATAAATCAAAAAAGACTTGAAATTGGGGAACCACTATTTGCAAACCCAAGAAATGCAGCAGCAGGAACACTAAGGCAGTTAGACTCAAATGTTGCAGCATCTAGAAATCTTGATGCATATTTATACTATTTTTTAAATCATGAAATAGTTTCGACTCACAGCGAGTCATTAGACTATATTTCTAAAATGAAGTTTAAAGTAAATGAGCTTGGTAAACTTTGTCAAAATATTGATGAAGTAATAAAACACATTCAATTTATTAGCGAACAAAGAATGAATCTAAATTATGAAATTGATGGAGTTGTTATTAAAGTAAATGACTTTAATTTATATGAAGCTTTAGGATACACATCAAAATTTCCTAAATGAGCTATAGCATATAAGTTTCCAGCAGAAATAAAAACTACAAGATTATTAGATATATTTGCTAGTGTTGGGAGAACGGGAAGAATAACATATAATGCAGTTCTTGAGCCTGTTGAGTTAGCTGGTACAAAAGTGCAAGCAGCAACATTACATAATGCCGATTTCATAAAGCAAAGAGATATTAGAATCGGATCAATAGTTAAAGTTAAAAAAGCAGGAGACATAATCCCAGAAATTTTAGAACCAATAAAAAACGAAGATTTTGAATCATTAGATGTGTGGCAAGAATCTAATCAATGCCCGGAATGTAATTCTGTTTTAGAAAGGGTGGAATCAGAAGTAGATCAATATTGCATCAACACTTCTTGTCCTAGAAAAATTTTAAGATCAATGGAACACTTTGTATCTAGAGATGCAATGAATATTGAGGGGTTGAGCATTAAAATTTTAGAAAAACTATTTAATAATGGTTATTTGAAAAATATTTCAGATATTTATTTTTTAAAAAAACACAAAGAGAAAATTATAGAACTTGACAAAATGGGTACAAAGTCTGTAGAAAATTTATTGGATGCAATTGAAAAATCTAAATCAAACTCGGCTGAAAAACTATTTTTTGGACTTGGAATAAGACATGTTGGTAAAAAAACAGCCCAAGTTTTATTGAAAAATTTTAAATCTATATATGAATTAAGAAAAATTGAATATGAAGTTTTAGAAAATATATATGACATTGGACCAACAATTGCAAAGTCTATAATTGATTGATTTGATAATAAAGATAATGATAAACTATTAATGCAGTTAGAAAAATGTGAAGTAAATTTCAATTACAATGGTTTATCAGAAACTAATTTTAACGAAAACATATCAAACAAAAGTTTTGTCATAACAGGTACTTTATCACAACCAAGAAATCACTTTAAAAAGATATTAGAAGATTATGGTGCTAAGGTTATTGAAAGTGTAAGTAAAAAAACAGATTATGTATTAGCAGGAATAGAAGCTGGAAGTAAATTAGAAAAAGCAATTAAATTAGGAGTTAAAGTTATAAACGAAGAAGACCTTCTAAGTATGTTGGGAGAATAA
- the gatC gene encoding Asp-tRNA(Asn)/Glu-tRNA(Gln) amidotransferase subunit GatC — translation MKIDKKLIKELADDIMLEISDEEADAFLKTEKELLAKFEKVLVINVDNVEPSFYCFDHLNNFLRDDNKKEVISKQELLNNAPKSKDGYVIIEKVVK, via the coding sequence ATGAAAATAGATAAAAAATTAATTAAAGAACTAGCTGATGACATAATGCTAGAAATATCAGATGAAGAAGCGGATGCCTTTTTAAAAACAGAAAAAGAGTTATTAGCTAAATTTGAAAAAGTGTTAGTTATTAATGTGGACAATGTTGAACCTAGTTTTTATTGTTTTGATCATTTGAATAATTTTCTGAGAGATGATAATAAAAAAGAAGTAATATCTAAACAAGAGTTACTTAATAATGCACCTAAGTCAAAAGATGGCTATGTAATTATAGAAAAGGTGGTAAAGTAA